In the Vanessa cardui chromosome 10, ilVanCard2.1, whole genome shotgun sequence genome, one interval contains:
- the LOC124532691 gene encoding uncharacterized protein LOC124532691 isoform X2: MVEHCHKTQEEFQTTQNHVSHLMCASADREFKHELSRFYDQVVDDTPAFSPLGICVLTRQLLVGIIGGIATFLAIVLQFHVIDRVELL; encoded by the exons ATGGTGGAACACTGTCATAAGACACAAGAAGAA TTTCAAACAACACAAAACCACGTAAGTCACTTGATGTGCGCATCAGCAGACAGGGAATTTAAACATGAACTGTCGCGCTTCTACGACCAAGTTGTTGACGACACGCCTGCATTCTCACCACTGGGGATATGTGTTTTAACGAGGCAGCTCTTAGTTGGG ATAATCGGTGGCATTGCAACCTTTTTAGCAATTGTTCTACAATTCCACGTTATAGACAGAGTTGAATTACTTTAA
- the LOC124532691 gene encoding uncharacterized protein LOC124532691 isoform X1: MELSHAALLSQSRLAERHIDVVCDVYAFFLTQFQTTQNHVSHLMCASADREFKHELSRFYDQVVDDTPAFSPLGICVLTRQLLVGIIGGIATFLAIVLQFHVIDRVELL; encoded by the exons ATGGAGTTATCACATGCGGCTCTGCTATCCCAGTCTCGCTTAGCGGAAAGACACATTGATGTCGTTTGTGAtgtttatgcattttttcttaCGCAGTTTCAAACAACACAAAACCACGTAAGTCACTTGATGTGCGCATCAGCAGACAGGGAATTTAAACATGAACTGTCGCGCTTCTACGACCAAGTTGTTGACGACACGCCTGCATTCTCACCACTGGGGATATGTGTTTTAACGAGGCAGCTCTTAGTTGGG ATAATCGGTGGCATTGCAACCTTTTTAGCAATTGTTCTACAATTCCACGTTATAGACAGAGTTGAATTACTTTAA